CTCGTAATAAGCAATGAATCCAGCAGATCGCGTGAATGGGCCAGCTTCTCCTGCACCAGATGAAGGTGCGTTTAAACCATGCACTTTAGGATTAGATAACGTGAATGATTGACCGTACAGTGGAAACCCAAGAACAATTTTTCTACTGTTTGCGCCCTTCTCGATCCAATAATGGACagtataattctttaaaaaattaatttacataagataatttatttttattacaacataataatacaatattattgtttaactaaCCAAATTGAAATACTCAATTTCGTCTTCTGGATGATTATAAATTGGTGCAACATGACCAGTTTTCTTATCCCATTGACCATGATAATCATAAGCCATTACGCCAATCCAATCTAAGTATTGGTTTAATATAGGCACATCGtaacctaaaataattatatttttaatttaatgatttcaaaaatattaaataaataaatgtatttaccagAATCTATTACTACTTTACTAGGAGAAACAGCAGCAGATAATAAGTATCCATGCGGTTTAAAAGCTTGTTTCAGCTCAATCAAAAAATTGGAGAATGCATTTTTGTCAGAATCTGGGCCTTGGTCACAATTGGTCtgtattttgttagttttagttattattgataaaagaaaaataattcaaaaaatataatttaataataatatatatttattacctgCCAACATTTCGGATATTCCCAATCAACATCAAGACCTTCAAAACCATACTTGTGCATAAAATCGAGTACATTGTTTATAAACTTTTTGCGACTGGAACGATTATTGACCAAACGACTGTATTTATCACCTGCTGAATCATTCCATCCACCTAAACCAATAGAAACTTTGACCCCACGTCGTTTGAGTGCCACTACTCGTTCATAGAAACCtaaaaaacgtaattttttttaagcatttttttgttttgatcgAACCTTAACTTCACGCGTACCATTATCGATGTCTGCCCATGAATCGAATACTCTAATAACTAGTTCTGTGTAATCCAGAGTGGCAAAACCATACACTACATGAGTGCACAAATTTGGATCCGTGTCTTCTGGGAAAAATTTACCTGGTGAAGGTCGGTACCACGCCCAGTTGGTGAAATAGCATACAACTTTATACTGTCCTACAAGGTCaacgaaaattgtattataagtgttataagatttaatttttacctcaAGTTACCCGTCAAATGATAGTTCGATTGGGTCGTGGGAAGAGTTGCGGCAGTTGTAGTGGTAGGTTTCCATGCCCACGGATCTTCCGTAGTAGGGACTCCAGTTGTTGGCTTCCATGGAATATAATTTTCTTCTGTAGTTGATTCTGAAGTAGAAGTAGTAGAAGTAGGAGTCGTTGGCTTCAGTGTTGTTGGTTTCAAAGTCGTTggctttattattattggtttcgaAGTAGTTGGCTTCGTGGTTGGTTCAGTACTTGACGGTTGACTGGGGGATGATGGAATGTCGGGCTCATCGGTCGGGTAAGTGTTGATTTCTTGAGACGGCATGCACCCAGAATTCATTGGCCAGTCACAAAGTCTGAACCTctgtatcaaaaataaaattacttcaatgtaatcataattattattttatttaaatctcaCATTATTCCAATAGAGACCAGCAGGACATGagttaactttaaactttccCCATAAACATTGTAGATATTTGTTGCAATCCCCTGGATGAGGTGCGAATTCGCCATCTTGACATTCCACCGAAGATTTGACTAACATACCTAGAgtattaacaaacaaaaaatgacttaatgattattatgtaacgataaaacgaataaaattataattgttggcATTCTTACTGGTGTACGTAAATATACTATTTGAACGTTGGTAGTTGCAATACACGTTGTATTTCCAGTCAcacattttctttttatcatTCCAGGCCAATCCAGCTGAACAAAACTGTCTAACGAAATAACCGTACGAACACACAAAGTATGAAGTACAGTCACCAATAGCAGCTACGTATTCACCTTCAACgcaatttctatatttttttgtctttaatacacataaataaaacaaaacagaatttttaaattaaaattttaaaagttactctatattatagttgACTTACAGTTGTTGTTGGTCTCCATGTAGTCACCGGTCTGGCTGTGGTTGTCGTTGGCCGCCATGTAGTGATCGGTCTGCCTGTTGTTGTCGTTGGTCGCCACGTAGGGGTTGGTCTAATTGTTGTAGGTCTTGATGTCGTGACAGGTTTTTGTGTCGTAGTTGTTGTTGTAGTCACTTCAGAAATTTGAGAATTGGctgtgaataattttaatattaaatttaacatattttaataataattattaaactaaaaactcACTGGGTTCATTGCACTCAACATTTCTTAGTGAATCGCATTTGTTGGCATTTCTATTCCACAGCAATCCTTCTTTACAAGTGTATTTCCTATAACGTCCGTTTTTACATTGATAATAGTTCTGACAATCGTCTTTAGAAGATTGATACGTTCCTGGTTTGCATATTTCTTGTTGCTCTGGTTTTTGAGTATGGTACTCGGACCACCAAGGGCGATTTACAGATGGCTTGTGAGTTGTTTGTTGTTCAATTTCGATTATTTCATCAATATTCGATTCAGTTGTGGTTGTAGTTGAGGTGGTTGGAGGGAttgtagttgttgttgttgaagGTCGGGTTTGTGGTTTAGttatatattgtgttgttgGTCTAGTAGGTTGTTGTGTTGTCGATATTGTTGTTGGTCTAGTAGGTTGTGTTGTTGATACTGTTGATGAAGATTGTTCTTCCCAAGAacctataggtaattaaaatattatataattgttaataggAATCAATTGTAGTGGTAATGAgaagttttcattattatattagctgTAACCACTTAtgagttatacattataatacaattttataatataatataccaccattgattaggtacatattatataaatatataatcaataattcttttaataaataataaatctatatcaCAATTTTCACTATTTTATGAATTGAATATACAGGCagaaatgtatctatatattattttaataattgttttaaattaattaatctacaAGATACGTACAATTGAATGTATTTACTTGATTAGTttgagtttaaatatatttttatttgtattcattgTGTATGTTAAGATTTAAATATCTACTACTATAGTAGAAGTTGGTGACTTTGAAATGGCTCCAGTAAAAAGAAGTTTTcgtattattctatatattccACTACCCAATcagtattttattacctatcgaTACTTAATACAGATTATAGATTTTTATCGGGACTAGAACATCTTATTTCGTTCTAATTTCAAGTATAAAACACAAACCTTGTCCTTCTTCGGTAGTCGTAGGAATCTGATAAGTCGGTGTAGTTGGATAATCTGGTTTATTACATATCAAATTTGATGATTTAATTGGAATCCTTTTAAACACTTCGTTAACTTTTGTCAGCAGTGGATAAGAACCTTTACAACATATATTGTTAAAGTCATCTAAATCAATTGTCCAAACCATAGCTCCACCAAGTTCTTGATTCACTATATATTCGGACTGAAatcaaatgatttattatacaattacacaaTATTCTAAACCTAAaggataactattaatattctaatgtttgtattgtattatacctttaatttaatagatatcTCGTCGTCGTAACTGACCCATTGATTTCCATCATACGCATATGGATCAAAACCACTATTTTTATCCCTTGATACTTGCCATTTTTCATTAGCAactaaaacatacattttctatttataaatatataatatgatacgaactaccgaaaaaacattttttatcataactttaattaatttaaagtaaaaaataataacgttattaattcatattaataacaattttctaTTCACATTCATAATTCATTgggttgaataaataattatataaatatgcattataataaaaaataatatttttaaattagccaaGGAAAAAGTTGAACATATGCCTACccttatttatacatttaatcaaAATACCACGCATGATACAAGTTATATGTATTAATGAAactaatcatattatgttttgtggTATACAAAATGGTATATggatatagttatattatgtgtgttaagGTACTGTACCTCTATTACAAATTTCGTAGTACGCCAACATTCCTGGTTGCTGTGTATATTCACCAGGATATCCTGATCCTTTCGCTGGGTCACCAAGCCCGTGCTCTGAATTCGATGACAAAGTGTACGTCTGACCATAAAACGGAAGACCCACTACGATCTTTGACGGATCTGCGCCCAATTtccttattaatttaatggtgGAATcctaaatatatgaaaaaaaaatgttatttgaaacTACGAAAGTGTTATGTTATTTTCTATTAACATACCATATTGTACTTCGGAAATTCGTCACCATCTTTGTAATAAGCCGGACTCACATGTCCAGTGACATTTTCCCAAGAGCCATGATAATCGTAAGTCATTATAGACATAAAATCTAAGTATTCGCTAAGACTTGGAAAGTCATAAGCTTCTTTAATAATTTCTTCATAACCAGAGATTGCAGCTGACAATTCAAACGGCGGGTCTTGTTTATTGAACTCCGATTTAAGCTcctacaatataaaaatcaattaaatattgacctattgtatttttatatagacaATGACAGTACTTGTATTAGTTTAACAAAATTGGTTTTATCCGAAGATGGACCTTGAGTGCAATCGGCTTGCCAACACACGGGATAATTCCAATCCAGATGAAGaccgttaaaattatattttctcaaaaacgCAACAGCAGAATTTACaaaactgtaataaaataaattatttttaatctattttaccACACCTCTCTGGAAATTTACCTTCTCCTCGAAGTTCCAGTgctaattaattttgaatatttgtcaCCGGCCGAGTCTGTCCAACCACCCATTGAGATCATAACTTTGATATCTCCAGATTTTGAATTGGACACCAATCTttcataaaattctaaaaattaaaaatatttatcactttgtattaatcataattttgtacTATTAATCGATTATTACTGTTCTCAAAATCTTCCCATTCATTTCCCGATGTTATTGTTAAATCATTGGGGTCTAGAGAAGCAAATGCATAAACTACATGTGTACATAAACCCTTGTCGATATACTCTGGAGCAAATTTTCCTTCTCCATAACGGTACCATGACCAGCTGGCAAAGTAACATACCACTTTTTTGTTtagatctaaaaataaattaactgttaGGTaccaaaatcaaaacattttagcCGGCTAATGACAATTACCAAATTGTAATGGTGTTTCTCGTAGATCGTTtgccattgaattttttttattcactttaaaaataataaaacaaatttaatttaataatatagaaatatttttacattaactaTTTAAACTCACCATTACTAATATACGTTTTAACAGTGGTTACAAGTGGCCAAGGAGTGCCACAAAGCCCATTATAATCATCTGAATCTAATGACCATAACATTACTCCTCCTAATGATAATTTTTCCATATATTCAAgctaaaatacaataattatattattaaattcaacttCCGtcgtttaattcaatttactttTCGTGTTAAACTGTGGTGGTTCTCATAACTAATCCATTGATCTTTTCTAACAACAAACGGGGAACCAGATTTGTCCGAATACTGTCTCCAATCGTCTTTTTTTGTACGATCGCATACTTCGTAATACGATAGGAATCCAGAAGTTTTTGTCCATCTACCAGCATATCCATCACCGTTTGTTCGAGAGCCTGGTTGGAAATTTTTAGGGTCAGTCAATCTGAAACTTCTCCCGAATAGTGCTACACCAACTATTATTTGATTTGGATCAGCACCATTGTGTATCCAATGCTTCACCATATAATCCTTGAAaagtcaaatttatattatatgttgtctatataaactataatttgataagtatttgaaatatttaccaCATTGCGGTACTTTGACGATGGATCCCTATCTACTGCACTGTACAGTGGGGCGTGATGACCAATAATTTTCTCTCCATCTTGTCGAAAATCAAAACTCTTAAGAATAATGAAATCTAAATTTAGAACAATTCTTTTAGTGTCATAGTTTCTTGACGTTTGATCCAGTGGTGGTACAATTAATGATAATGACCACCCTCTTGGTTTTAGCACGCTGGCCAATTCTTCAATCAATAGCGGAAATTCTTCTTTAGTGTTTTCATCTTCACCAAACtcatctaaaatgtatttaatatataaaacttaaaacttaacattattataaaaatgtattactgtaAGTTGTTGGTATAACATCAGATAAAACTAATCCATCAAATCCACTAATTTTCAAAACTTCCGAGACTGAAATTATAAAGTCTCTCTTTGAAAACGATACACTTTCGGGTAAAATgtcgttaattaataataatatttttgtggcagggtttttcttttttaaacgtGCGATTGAAGCGAACGTGcctaaaaattagtaaaatattaatgaacaacAAATGAGCATTAGAGTCagaatatttattcaatgtttttaccATTTGATTGACTAGAATACCAATTGTTTGCAATGGTGTCAAAATTTGTGTCTGCAGAACTGAACAATACATGAGTACAA
This portion of the Acyrthosiphon pisum isolate AL4f chromosome A1, pea_aphid_22Mar2018_4r6ur, whole genome shotgun sequence genome encodes:
- the LOC100169480 gene encoding probable chitinase 10 isoform X2 — translated: MRIIGVLFTVILFFVPSRGLTYIDEDESSDNRNREFNILPSRAAIERVPHQFERYKIHVPVRDAVEKLPSKKDPSPSKYRLASGSANVFCHLDSTQYHKNQIPQNLEKIILSSCTHVLFSSADTNFDTIANNWYSSQSNGTFASIARLKKKNPATKILLLINDILPESVSFSKRDFIISVSEVLKISGFDGLVLSDVIPTTYNEFGEDENTKEEFPLLIEELASVLKPRGWSLSLIVPPLDQTSRNYDTKRIVLNLDFIILKSFDFRQDGEKIIGHHAPLYSAVDRDPSSKYRNVDYMVKHWIHNGADPNQIIVGVALFGRSFRLTDPKNFQPGSRTNGDGYAGRWTKTSGFLSYYEVCDRTKKDDWRQYSDKSGSPFVVRKDQWISYENHHSLTRKLEYMEKLSLGGVMLWSLDSDDYNGLCGTPWPLVTTVKTYISNVNKKNSMANDLRETPLQFDLNKKVVCYFASWSWYRYGEGKFAPEYIDKGLCTHVVYAFASLDPNDLTITSGNEWEDFENKFYERLVSNSKSGDIKVMISMGGWTDSAGDKYSKLISTGTSRRSFVNSAVAFLRKYNFNGLHLDWNYPVCWQADCTQGPSSDKTNFVKLIQELKSEFNKQDPPFELSAAISGYEEIIKEAYDFPSLSEYLDFMSIMTYDYHGSWENVTGHVSPAYYKDGDEFPKYNMDSTIKLIRKLGADPSKIVVGLPFYGQTYTLSSNSEHGLGDPAKGSGYPGEYTQQPGMLAYYEICNRVANEKWQVSRDKNSGFDPYAYDGNQWVSYDDEISIKLKSEYIVNQELGGAMVWTIDLDDFNNICCKGSYPLLTKVNEVFKRIPIKSSNLICNKPDYPTTPTYQIPTTTEEGQGSWEEQSSSTVSTTQPTRPTTISTTQQPTRPTTQYITKPQTRPSTTTTTIPPTTSTTTTTESNIDEIIEIEQQTTHKPSVNRPWWSEYHTQKPEQQEICKPGTYQSSKDDCQNYYQCKNGRYRKYTCKEGLLWNRNANKCDSLRNVECNEPTNSQISEVTTTTTTTQKPVTTSRPTTIRPTPTWRPTTTTGRPITTWRPTTTTARPVTTWRPTTTTKKYRNCVEGEYVAAIGDCTSYFVCSYGYFVRQFCSAGLAWNDKKKMCDWKYNVYCNYQRSNSIFTYTSMLVKSSVECQDGEFAPHPGDCNKYLQCLWGKFKVNSCPAGLYWNNRFRLCDWPMNSGCMPSQEINTYPTDEPDIPSSPSQPSSTEPTTKPTTSKPIIIKPTTLKPTTLKPTTPTSTTSTSESTTEENYIPWKPTTGVPTTEDPWAWKPTTTTAATLPTTQSNYHLTGQYKVVCYFTNWAWYRPSPGKFFPEDTDPNLCTHVVYGFATLDYTELVIRVFDSWADIDNGFYERVVALKRRGVKVSIGLGGWNDSAGDKYSRLVNNRSSRKKFINNVLDFMHKYGFEGLDVDWEYPKCWQTNCDQGPDSDKNAFSNFLIELKQAFKPHGYLLSAAVSPSKVVIDSGYDVPILNQYLDWIGVMAYDYHGQWDKKTGHVAPIYNHPEDEIEYFNLNYTVHYWIEKGANSRKIVLGFPLYGQSFTLSNPKVHGLNAPSSGAGEAGPFTRSAGFIAYYEICRKLASEQWTIVQDPQHRMGPYAYKGNQWVGFDDVKTVAQKAEYVKSMNLGGAMIWALDLDDYRNVCGQGNYPLLSTIMKTLGQKHGNPQTTPMIPVTSKPTTSMTTTSSPHYNTSTTEVSTTTQLSPTRPTKPTYTKPTTTKPTTMTKPTTTTTTTTSTTTTAISKPTTTVKPPSAEYFKVVCYFTNWAWYRHSGGKYLPSDIDPSLCTHIIYGFAVLDNDELTIRAHDTWADFDNFFYRKVTALKKFGVKVLLAIGGWNDSAGSKYSELVNNPLARSKFVEHVVGYLKQNDFDGLDFDWEYPKCWQVDCKRGPKSDKEGFSRLLLDLREAFDKEGFLLSAAVSPNKVVIDAGYDVPLLSATLDWISVMAYDYHGQWDKKTGHVAPMYSHPDDFDMTYNANFTLYYWVNQGADPRKLIMGMPTYGQSFSLASKNNGLNAPTYGGGEAGDATRSRGFLSYYEICHKVLKRDWQLVQDPLGRMGPYAYSGNQWVSFDDQDMIRFKSEFVVRNDLGGAMIWALDLDDFKNVCGCETYPMLKTINRVLGRLPGPGPDCYLDQERNDLDGVVIDNSDVESEEEQGRGQCTEPLLKGHGTDCNKYVICEFGSLLEQSCPSNLYFNKMNMLCDWPENVNCTQKKRLSSSHRQLRLLH
- the LOC100169480 gene encoding probable chitinase 10 isoform X1 — protein: MPRRVVNRPRNRRWSAIGSTTSAMRIIGVLFTVILFFVPSRGLTYIDEDESSDNRNREFNILPSRAAIERVPHQFERYKIHVPVRDAVEKLPSKKDPSPSKYRLASGSANVFCHLDSTQYHKNQIPQNLEKIILSSCTHVLFSSADTNFDTIANNWYSSQSNGTFASIARLKKKNPATKILLLINDILPESVSFSKRDFIISVSEVLKISGFDGLVLSDVIPTTYNEFGEDENTKEEFPLLIEELASVLKPRGWSLSLIVPPLDQTSRNYDTKRIVLNLDFIILKSFDFRQDGEKIIGHHAPLYSAVDRDPSSKYRNVDYMVKHWIHNGADPNQIIVGVALFGRSFRLTDPKNFQPGSRTNGDGYAGRWTKTSGFLSYYEVCDRTKKDDWRQYSDKSGSPFVVRKDQWISYENHHSLTRKLEYMEKLSLGGVMLWSLDSDDYNGLCGTPWPLVTTVKTYISNVNKKNSMANDLRETPLQFDLNKKVVCYFASWSWYRYGEGKFAPEYIDKGLCTHVVYAFASLDPNDLTITSGNEWEDFENKFYERLVSNSKSGDIKVMISMGGWTDSAGDKYSKLISTGTSRRSFVNSAVAFLRKYNFNGLHLDWNYPVCWQADCTQGPSSDKTNFVKLIQELKSEFNKQDPPFELSAAISGYEEIIKEAYDFPSLSEYLDFMSIMTYDYHGSWENVTGHVSPAYYKDGDEFPKYNMDSTIKLIRKLGADPSKIVVGLPFYGQTYTLSSNSEHGLGDPAKGSGYPGEYTQQPGMLAYYEICNRVANEKWQVSRDKNSGFDPYAYDGNQWVSYDDEISIKLKSEYIVNQELGGAMVWTIDLDDFNNICCKGSYPLLTKVNEVFKRIPIKSSNLICNKPDYPTTPTYQIPTTTEEGQGSWEEQSSSTVSTTQPTRPTTISTTQQPTRPTTQYITKPQTRPSTTTTTIPPTTSTTTTTESNIDEIIEIEQQTTHKPSVNRPWWSEYHTQKPEQQEICKPGTYQSSKDDCQNYYQCKNGRYRKYTCKEGLLWNRNANKCDSLRNVECNEPTNSQISEVTTTTTTTQKPVTTSRPTTIRPTPTWRPTTTTGRPITTWRPTTTTARPVTTWRPTTTTKKYRNCVEGEYVAAIGDCTSYFVCSYGYFVRQFCSAGLAWNDKKKMCDWKYNVYCNYQRSNSIFTYTSMLVKSSVECQDGEFAPHPGDCNKYLQCLWGKFKVNSCPAGLYWNNRFRLCDWPMNSGCMPSQEINTYPTDEPDIPSSPSQPSSTEPTTKPTTSKPIIIKPTTLKPTTLKPTTPTSTTSTSESTTEENYIPWKPTTGVPTTEDPWAWKPTTTTAATLPTTQSNYHLTGQYKVVCYFTNWAWYRPSPGKFFPEDTDPNLCTHVVYGFATLDYTELVIRVFDSWADIDNGFYERVVALKRRGVKVSIGLGGWNDSAGDKYSRLVNNRSSRKKFINNVLDFMHKYGFEGLDVDWEYPKCWQTNCDQGPDSDKNAFSNFLIELKQAFKPHGYLLSAAVSPSKVVIDSGYDVPILNQYLDWIGVMAYDYHGQWDKKTGHVAPIYNHPEDEIEYFNLNYTVHYWIEKGANSRKIVLGFPLYGQSFTLSNPKVHGLNAPSSGAGEAGPFTRSAGFIAYYEICRKLASEQWTIVQDPQHRMGPYAYKGNQWVGFDDVKTVAQKAEYVKSMNLGGAMIWALDLDDYRNVCGQGNYPLLSTIMKTLGQKHGNPQTTPMIPVTSKPTTSMTTTSSPHYNTSTTEVSTTTQLSPTRPTKPTYTKPTTTKPTTMTKPTTTTTTTTSTTTTAISKPTTTVKPPSAEYFKVVCYFTNWAWYRHSGGKYLPSDIDPSLCTHIIYGFAVLDNDELTIRAHDTWADFDNFFYRKVTALKKFGVKVLLAIGGWNDSAGSKYSELVNNPLARSKFVEHVVGYLKQNDFDGLDFDWEYPKCWQVDCKRGPKSDKEGFSRLLLDLREAFDKEGFLLSAAVSPNKVVIDAGYDVPLLSATLDWISVMAYDYHGQWDKKTGHVAPMYSHPDDFDMTYNANFTLYYWVNQGADPRKLIMGMPTYGQSFSLASKNNGLNAPTYGGGEAGDATRSRGFLSYYEICHKVLKRDWQLVQDPLGRMGPYAYSGNQWVSFDDQDMIRFKSEFVVRNDLGGAMIWALDLDDFKNVCGCETYPMLKTINRVLGRLPGPGPDCYLDQERNDLDGVVIDNSDVESEEEQGRGQCTEPLLKGHGTDCNKYVICEFGSLLEQSCPSNLYFNKMNMLCDWPENVNCTQKKRLSSSHRQLRLLH